A window of the Xenopus laevis strain J_2021 chromosome 9_10L, Xenopus_laevis_v10.1, whole genome shotgun sequence genome harbors these coding sequences:
- the arf11l.L gene encoding ADP-ribosylation factor-like 11 L homeolog (The RefSeq protein has 2 substitutions compared to this genomic sequence), translating into MGILFSSLYQALMGFSGTKARIIMLGLDAAGKTTVLYKLKLNETVTTIPTIGFNVETVEPIRNVSFTVWDVGGQERIRALWKHYFINTDGLVFVVDSADWERFQEARLELEAILDDDKMRGVPFLVMANKQDLPGARRPMEVAEELGLRKIQGNQWHVQGCCAATGDGLVEGLQVFTDLVKQFQKTRSY; encoded by the coding sequence ATGGGTATTCTTTTTAGCTCCCTCTACCAAGCCCTTGTGGGCTTCTCTGGCACCAAGGCTAGAATCATTATGTTGGGTCTCGATGCAGCCGGCAAGACCACCGTCCTGTACAAGCTGAAGCTTAATGAGACCGTCACTACAATCCCCACTATTGGTTTCAATGTTGAGACAGTGGAGCCCATCCGTAATGTGTCCTTCACTGTGTGGGATGTGGGGGGTCAGGAGAGGATCAGAGCCCTTTGGAAGCATTATTTCATTAACACGGATGGCGTGGTCTTTGTTGTGGACAGTGCTGATTGGGAAAGGTTCCAAGAAGCCAGACTGGAGCTGGAAGCAATTCTGGACGATGATAAAATGAGAGGGGTCCCATTTCTGGTGATGGCCAATAAGCAGGATCTTCCCGGTGCCAGGAGGCCAATGGAGGTGGCAGAAGAATTGGGCTTGAGGAAGATACAAGGCAACCAGTGGCACGTGCAGGGCTGTTGTGCAGCTACTGGGGATGGACTTGTGGAGGGCCTGCAAGTATTCACTGACTTGGTGAAACAGTTCCAAAAGACCAGGTCCTACTGA